The Pseudofrankia inefficax genome window below encodes:
- a CDS encoding hotdog domain-containing protein: MDVAARSGPGAHPAPASAVPASGGSGEVPAARAAAHDEAARDEAPPTSHIVTELGLRLTDGEGALHGHAQVTPHLCVPGTSTLRTSVLATWADVIAGTVVGEALSPRIPLTLDLEIQLYAQARSGARIGVAARLLKVGRTVVVSETRFHDEASGAPLAVALISFIASPNPRDVFPEGFPRAWGNPPLLAQPLADRVGGRIVVPGTFEMARRPDGLNATGAIQGGLVSFAAEEAASSLVAGPVVVEAMNVRYFRPISTGPARAVAEGDGRFSVVRITDVGVGKLSTVATVRLTDPA, from the coding sequence ATGGACGTCGCAGCACGGTCCGGGCCCGGGGCGCACCCGGCGCCGGCCTCAGCCGTTCCCGCCAGCGGCGGGAGTGGCGAGGTTCCGGCGGCGCGGGCGGCCGCCCACGATGAGGCTGCCCGCGACGAGGCCCCGCCGACCAGCCACATCGTCACCGAGCTCGGCCTGCGGCTGACCGACGGCGAGGGCGCCCTGCACGGGCACGCACAGGTCACACCGCACCTGTGCGTGCCGGGGACGTCGACGCTGCGCACCTCCGTGCTGGCGACCTGGGCGGACGTCATCGCCGGCACCGTCGTGGGCGAGGCGCTCAGCCCCCGGATCCCGCTCACGCTCGACCTGGAGATCCAGCTGTACGCCCAGGCGCGCAGCGGCGCCCGGATCGGCGTCGCCGCCCGGCTGCTGAAGGTCGGCCGCACGGTGGTCGTCAGCGAGACGCGGTTCCACGACGAGGCGTCGGGCGCGCCGCTGGCGGTCGCGCTCATCTCGTTCATCGCGTCGCCGAACCCGCGGGACGTGTTTCCCGAGGGGTTCCCGAGGGCCTGGGGCAACCCACCGCTCCTGGCCCAGCCGCTCGCCGACCGGGTCGGCGGCCGGATCGTCGTGCCCGGCACGTTCGAGATGGCGCGCCGTCCCGACGGGCTGAACGCCACGGGCGCGATTCAGGGCGGCCTCGTCTCCTTCGCCGCGGAGGAGGCCGCGTCCTCGCTGGTGGCGGGCCCGGTCGTGGTGGAGGCGATGAACGTGCGGTACTTCCGGCCGATCTCGACCGGCCCGGCGCGGGCGGTGGCCGAGGGCGACGGCCGGTTCTCCGTCGTGCGCATCACCGACGTCGGAGTCGGCAAGCTGAGCACCGTCGCGACCGTGCGCCTGACCGACCCCGCCTGA
- a CDS encoding superoxide dismutase family protein, with amino-acid sequence MRYSRMSAVTTGLIIALVPLALAGCGSTTDPSAAAATPSASASPSTSSTPSPPPVLTVPPTVVLTRFARYSPDAKAVTYDPARVPVDADVAVVSAQAAGHTVTVLAVRGLPPNQHFGAHVHQNACGQSPEDAGSHYQHQVDPKQPSVDPAYANSQNEIWLDFTTDSTGSAHSDSTVNWVFDSRPHKSIIIHAMPTDTAPGHAGQAGDRLACVDL; translated from the coding sequence ATGCGCTACAGCAGAATGTCGGCCGTCACGACCGGCCTGATCATCGCCCTCGTCCCGCTGGCCCTCGCCGGCTGCGGCTCCACGACGGACCCGTCGGCCGCCGCCGCCACACCCTCGGCCTCGGCCTCGCCCTCGACCAGTTCGACGCCGTCGCCGCCGCCGGTCCTGACGGTCCCGCCCACGGTCGTGCTCACCCGGTTCGCCCGGTACAGCCCGGACGCCAAGGCCGTCACCTACGACCCGGCGCGGGTCCCGGTCGACGCGGACGTCGCCGTCGTGTCGGCGCAGGCCGCCGGCCACACCGTCACCGTGCTCGCGGTCCGCGGCCTGCCGCCGAACCAGCATTTCGGCGCGCACGTGCACCAGAACGCGTGCGGCCAGAGCCCCGAGGACGCCGGCTCGCACTACCAGCACCAGGTCGACCCGAAGCAGCCGTCGGTGGACCCGGCCTACGCCAACTCCCAGAACGAGATCTGGCTCGACTTCACCACGGACTCGACCGGGTCCGCCCATTCCGACTCCACCGTCAACTGGGTCTTCGACTCCCGCCCGCACAAGTCGATCATCATCCACGCCATGCCCACCGACACCGCCCCCGGGCACGCGGGCCAGGCCGGCGACCGGCTCGCCTGCGTCGATCTCTGA
- a CDS encoding HAD family hydrolase — protein sequence MLHGVFFDLDDTLVDQRTAADAAVIGWAAGHGITDPQACERWASISEVHYARYQQREITFTEQRRARVREFLARAVTDGEADSLFAGYLSRYRAGWALFDDAVPALRRARTAGLTVAVLTNGDEEHQRLKLREVGLIEEIDVLVASSMLPVGKPDPRAFAGALAIVGLSAGEVLMVGDSLHKDVRAALDVGISAILLDRYGAHPGVDVPRIRSLHELSFADRRWAVAGRPR from the coding sequence GTGCTGCACGGGGTTTTCTTCGATCTTGACGACACGCTCGTCGACCAGCGGACGGCGGCCGACGCGGCCGTCATCGGGTGGGCGGCCGGGCACGGCATCACCGACCCGCAGGCCTGCGAGCGCTGGGCCAGCATCTCCGAGGTCCACTACGCGCGTTACCAGCAGCGGGAGATCACCTTCACCGAGCAACGGCGCGCCCGGGTGCGCGAGTTCCTCGCGCGCGCGGTGACCGACGGCGAGGCGGACAGCCTGTTCGCCGGCTACCTGTCCCGCTACCGGGCCGGCTGGGCGCTGTTCGACGACGCCGTCCCGGCGCTGCGCCGGGCCCGCACGGCGGGGCTCACGGTCGCGGTCCTCACCAACGGGGACGAGGAGCACCAGCGGCTCAAGCTGCGCGAGGTCGGCCTGATCGAGGAGATCGACGTCCTGGTCGCCTCCTCGATGCTCCCGGTCGGGAAGCCGGACCCACGCGCCTTCGCGGGCGCGCTCGCGATCGTCGGCCTGAGCGCCGGGGAGGTGCTGATGGTCGGCGACTCCCTGCACAAGGACGTGCGGGCCGCCCTCGACGTGGGCATCAGCGCGATCCTGCTCGACCGCTACGGCGCCCACCCTGGCGTCGACGTCCCCCGGATCCGCAGCCTGCACGAGCTGTCGTTCGCCGACCGGCGCTGGGCCGTGGCGGGCCGTCCACGGTGA
- a CDS encoding dihydrofolate reductase family protein, producing the protein MSRTTYYTATTLDGFIADEHHSLDWLLTQDVDPAGPMNHDEFLGEVGALVMGSSTYQWLLDNHIATGGTWDYRQPTWVMTSRDLRAISGADIRFARGGIRPVHAEATAAAGGKDVWVVGGGDLAGQFADAGLLDAVIVSIAPVTLGAGRPLLPRRLDLRLVEVARNRSFTCARYDVIGPRA; encoded by the coding sequence ATGAGCCGCACGACCTACTACACCGCGACGACCCTCGACGGTTTCATCGCCGACGAGCACCACTCGCTCGACTGGCTGCTCACCCAGGACGTCGACCCGGCCGGCCCGATGAACCACGACGAGTTCCTCGGCGAGGTCGGCGCCCTGGTCATGGGCTCGTCCACGTACCAGTGGCTGCTGGACAACCACATCGCCACCGGCGGGACCTGGGACTACCGGCAGCCGACCTGGGTCATGACCAGCCGCGACCTGCGGGCGATCAGCGGGGCCGACATTCGCTTCGCCCGCGGCGGCATCCGGCCGGTCCACGCCGAGGCGACGGCGGCCGCCGGCGGGAAGGACGTCTGGGTCGTCGGCGGCGGCGACCTCGCCGGCCAGTTCGCCGACGCGGGCCTGCTCGACGCGGTGATCGTCTCGATCGCCCCGGTGACCCTCGGCGCCGGCCGCCCGCTGCTCCCGCGCCGGCTGGACCTGCGCCTCGTCGAGGTCGCGCGCAACCGGTCCTTCACCTGCGCCCGCTACGACGTGATCGGCCCGCGCGCCTGA
- a CDS encoding amidohydrolase family protein: protein MVHDDGAGAVSRPVDADNHYYEPLDAFTRHLDRKLRHRAVRVVQDGSHAEMVIAGKVNNFIPNPTFDPVIVPGCLDLQFRGQIPAGVDPRSLTKVEPISPAYRDRDVRIATMDTQGLDAVLLFPTLGCGVEQALTHDVPATMASLTAFNRWLEDDWGYAYQDRIFAAPMISLADPAAAVAEIDRVLGLGARVVHVRPAPVPTGGDRGRSLGDRAHDPVWARLAEADIPVAFHLGDSGYNRMVGAAWGGPEDFAPFRAPDPLGSVLIADRAIHDTMASLIVGGVFTRHPTLRVASIENGSDWVYPLVKGVRKLANRAPRLVPEDPLDTLRQHVWVTPYYEEDLRKLADTIGVERVLFGSDWPHGEGLAEPASFVDELGAFTPDEVHRIMRANCAELIGLPG from the coding sequence ATGGTCCACGACGACGGTGCGGGCGCGGTGTCACGACCGGTCGACGCCGACAACCACTACTACGAGCCTCTCGACGCGTTCACCCGCCATCTGGACCGCAAGCTGCGCCACCGCGCGGTGCGAGTGGTCCAGGACGGGTCGCACGCCGAGATGGTCATCGCCGGCAAGGTCAACAACTTCATCCCCAACCCGACCTTCGACCCGGTGATCGTCCCGGGCTGCCTCGACCTGCAGTTCCGCGGCCAGATCCCGGCCGGTGTGGACCCGCGCAGCCTGACGAAGGTCGAGCCCATCTCCCCCGCCTACCGGGACCGGGACGTCCGGATCGCGACGATGGACACCCAGGGCCTCGACGCGGTGCTGCTGTTCCCGACGCTGGGCTGCGGCGTCGAGCAGGCGCTGACCCACGACGTGCCGGCGACGATGGCGAGCCTCACCGCGTTCAACCGCTGGCTCGAGGACGACTGGGGCTACGCCTACCAGGACCGGATCTTCGCCGCTCCGATGATCTCGCTGGCCGACCCGGCCGCCGCCGTCGCGGAGATCGACCGGGTCCTCGGGCTCGGGGCCCGGGTCGTGCACGTCCGCCCGGCACCGGTGCCGACCGGTGGCGACCGGGGCCGGTCCCTGGGCGACCGGGCGCACGACCCGGTCTGGGCCCGGCTCGCCGAGGCGGACATCCCGGTGGCGTTCCACCTCGGCGACAGCGGCTACAACCGGATGGTCGGCGCCGCCTGGGGCGGGCCCGAGGACTTCGCGCCGTTCCGCGCGCCGGACCCGCTCGGCAGCGTCCTCATCGCCGACCGGGCCATCCACGACACGATGGCCAGCCTGATCGTCGGCGGCGTGTTCACCCGGCATCCGACGCTGCGGGTGGCGAGCATCGAGAACGGCTCCGACTGGGTGTATCCCCTGGTCAAGGGCGTGCGCAAGCTCGCCAACCGGGCGCCGCGCCTCGTTCCCGAGGACCCGCTGGACACGCTGCGCCAGCACGTCTGGGTGACGCCGTACTACGAGGAGGACCTGCGCAAGCTGGCCGACACGATCGGGGTCGAGCGGGTGCTCTTCGGCTCCGACTGGCCGCATGGCGAGGGCCTCGCCGAGCCGGCGTCGTTCGTCGACGAACTCGGCGCCTTCACCCCCGACGAGGTGCACCGGATCATGCGGGCCAACTGCGCCGAGCTCATCGGCCTGCCCGGCTGA
- a CDS encoding ABC transporter substrate-binding protein, giving the protein MIRKRRTMLGVAATASALLLAAGCGSSSSGGGNASASGKPANKTITIGVLTDVTGPASSGNKTFVDGVKAGVVYAARNGYNIKLEIADTATNPTTALAAAQKLVTQDHVSAVFGQSAIFFTASNYLTAHNVPVIGMSEDGPEWITAKNMFSVAGPLQQTKVAETTGKLFKLLGVTNVAALGYGVSPVSAEGAASGAASAEVAGLKVGYMNGKFPFGSTDVGPEVLAMKSAGIDGLYPTVDPNTAFALITGLRNQGVTLKAALLPTGYGGDLLQAGPGALNQAQGVYFTLGYEPVEMQTAATKQLQADFKSAGITEAPTYAAYNGYVSTGLLVRALKANGSNTAAASIIGALSNIHDWDAMGLFGSHKADINDRVNIVGGADNCTWVTKLEGDKFTLVKGATPICGKLVPGKTVAAAS; this is encoded by the coding sequence ATGATCCGCAAACGACGGACCATGTTAGGCGTAGCCGCAACCGCATCGGCGTTACTCTTAGCCGCCGGCTGCGGCTCGTCGAGCTCCGGCGGGGGTAACGCCTCCGCCTCCGGCAAGCCGGCGAACAAGACCATCACGATCGGTGTGCTCACCGACGTCACCGGGCCGGCCTCCTCCGGCAACAAGACGTTCGTCGACGGCGTGAAGGCCGGCGTCGTCTACGCCGCCCGCAACGGCTACAACATCAAGCTGGAGATCGCCGACACCGCGACCAACCCGACGACCGCCCTGGCCGCGGCCCAGAAGCTCGTCACCCAGGACCACGTCTCGGCCGTGTTCGGCCAGTCCGCCATCTTCTTCACCGCGTCGAACTATCTGACGGCGCACAACGTCCCCGTGATCGGCATGAGCGAGGACGGCCCTGAGTGGATCACCGCGAAGAACATGTTCTCGGTGGCCGGACCGCTGCAGCAGACCAAGGTCGCGGAGACCACAGGGAAGCTGTTCAAGCTGCTCGGCGTCACCAACGTCGCCGCGCTCGGGTACGGGGTCTCACCGGTCTCGGCCGAGGGTGCCGCCTCCGGCGCGGCGTCGGCCGAGGTGGCGGGTCTCAAGGTCGGCTACATGAACGGCAAGTTCCCCTTCGGCAGCACTGACGTCGGACCCGAGGTCCTGGCCATGAAGTCGGCCGGAATCGACGGCCTGTACCCGACGGTCGACCCGAACACCGCCTTCGCGCTGATCACGGGCCTGCGCAACCAGGGCGTCACCCTCAAGGCCGCGCTGCTGCCCACCGGCTACGGCGGCGACCTGCTCCAGGCCGGCCCCGGCGCGCTCAACCAGGCCCAGGGCGTCTACTTCACGCTCGGCTATGAGCCCGTCGAGATGCAGACCGCCGCGACCAAGCAGCTGCAGGCCGACTTCAAGAGCGCCGGCATCACCGAGGCGCCGACCTACGCCGCCTACAACGGCTACGTCTCCACCGGCCTGCTGGTCCGTGCGCTGAAGGCCAACGGCAGCAACACCGCCGCGGCGTCGATCATCGGTGCCCTGTCGAACATCCACGACTGGGACGCGATGGGCCTGTTCGGCAGCCACAAGGCCGACATCAACGACCGCGTGAACATCGTCGGCGGAGCGGACAACTGCACCTGGGTGACCAAGCTGGAGGGCGACAAGTTCACCCTCGTCAAGGGCGCGACACCCATCTGCGGCAAGCTCGTCCCCGGCAAGACGGTGGCCGCGGCCTCCTGA
- a CDS encoding MarR family winged helix-turn-helix transcriptional regulator encodes MDRPTHLIEYEGMLLGRYAHLSARGGQRPGGLERSAYILLSRIRMQGPMSLGQLSEAFGLDVSTLHRQTAAMRREGLVERIADPDGGMARKFRITAEGARRLDRQRADIIAGIDRVVEDWTAEEVAAFAAFLKRFNAGIERRSGRPWPRPADGPPADG; translated from the coding sequence ATGGACCGGCCCACGCACCTGATCGAGTACGAGGGGATGCTGCTCGGCCGGTACGCGCATCTGTCCGCGCGGGGCGGCCAGCGGCCGGGCGGGCTGGAACGCAGCGCCTACATCCTGCTGAGCCGGATCCGGATGCAGGGCCCGATGTCCCTGGGGCAGCTCAGCGAGGCGTTCGGTCTCGACGTCTCGACGCTGCATCGCCAGACGGCGGCCATGCGCCGGGAGGGCCTGGTCGAGCGGATCGCGGACCCCGACGGGGGGATGGCGCGCAAGTTCCGGATCACGGCCGAGGGGGCGCGCCGCCTGGACCGGCAGCGGGCCGACATCATCGCCGGCATCGACCGGGTGGTCGAGGACTGGACAGCCGAGGAGGTCGCCGCCTTCGCGGCCTTCCTGAAGAGGTTCAACGCCGGCATCGAACGGCGCAGCGGCCGCCCCTGGCCCCGCCCCGCGGACGGCCCGCCGGCGGACGGATGA
- a CDS encoding MFS transporter, translated as MSSSSAPTSRPGPIVAVLAAGGIVATLMQTLVVPLIGELPRLLGTSAGDASWVITATLLAGSAAIAAIGRLSDLLGNRRMLLACVGSLLVGSVVCALSGSLAPMVVGRALEGVGLGVVPVGISALRELVPPERLGSSIALISSSLGIGGALGLPFAAVMAEHAGWHAVFWVAAGLSAVVAALIWLLVPVLPPRATGRFDGVGAVGLGFGLVCLLLAVSKGADWGWTSGTTVGLIGGSLAVFAAWGWWELRTTDPLVNLRIAARRQVLMTNLASVVLGFALYASQLILPQLLQLPKATGYGLGQSMLAMGLWMAPSGLLMLLVAPIGGRLSQARGPRVTLIAGSLIIAAGYGSSLILLSTAWGLLIVSCVCMVGVAFAYGAMPALIVSAVPSSETGSATSFNTLSRSIGITMASAVVGVVLTQRTTLLGTRTVPSEGGFRLGLLIGCGVAVAAATVALAIPSRPGQNRTSAASVVRPGPNAIRMALSPADGGSPASPDISRRSASRTVTDEQLP; from the coding sequence GTGAGCAGCAGCTCCGCACCGACCAGCCGACCAGGACCGATCGTGGCCGTGCTGGCCGCGGGCGGCATCGTCGCCACGCTCATGCAGACCCTGGTCGTGCCGCTCATCGGCGAGCTGCCCAGGCTGCTGGGGACCAGCGCCGGCGACGCCTCGTGGGTGATCACCGCGACGCTGCTCGCCGGATCGGCGGCCATCGCGGCGATCGGCCGGCTCAGCGACCTGCTCGGCAACCGGCGGATGCTGCTGGCCTGCGTGGGCTCGCTGCTCGTCGGCTCGGTGGTCTGCGCGCTGTCCGGCTCACTGGCCCCGATGGTCGTCGGGCGAGCCCTGGAGGGCGTCGGCCTGGGCGTGGTCCCGGTCGGCATCAGCGCGCTGCGGGAGCTGGTCCCGCCGGAGCGGCTCGGCTCGTCCATCGCGCTGATCAGCTCGTCGCTCGGCATCGGCGGCGCGCTGGGGCTGCCGTTCGCCGCGGTGATGGCCGAGCACGCCGGGTGGCACGCGGTTTTCTGGGTCGCGGCCGGCCTGAGCGCGGTGGTCGCCGCGCTGATCTGGCTGCTGGTCCCCGTCCTGCCGCCGCGCGCCACAGGCCGGTTCGACGGCGTCGGCGCGGTCGGGCTCGGCTTCGGGCTGGTGTGCCTGCTGCTCGCCGTCTCCAAGGGCGCCGACTGGGGCTGGACCAGCGGCACGACGGTCGGCCTGATCGGGGGCTCGCTCGCGGTGTTCGCCGCGTGGGGCTGGTGGGAACTGCGCACCACGGACCCGCTGGTGAACCTGCGGATCGCGGCACGGCGCCAGGTCCTGATGACCAACCTGGCGTCGGTCGTGCTGGGTTTCGCCCTCTACGCCTCGCAGCTGATCCTGCCCCAGCTGCTGCAGCTGCCGAAGGCGACCGGCTATGGCCTCGGCCAGTCGATGCTGGCCATGGGGCTGTGGATGGCGCCGTCGGGGCTGCTGATGCTGCTGGTCGCGCCGATCGGCGGCCGGCTGTCGCAGGCGCGCGGCCCCAGGGTCACGCTCATCGCCGGCAGCCTGATCATCGCGGCCGGCTACGGATCGTCCCTGATCCTGCTGTCGACGGCGTGGGGCCTGCTGATCGTCTCCTGCGTCTGCATGGTCGGCGTCGCGTTCGCCTACGGCGCGATGCCCGCCCTCATCGTCAGCGCCGTGCCCTCCTCGGAGACCGGGTCGGCCACGAGCTTCAACACCCTGTCGCGCTCGATCGGCATCACGATGGCCTCGGCGGTCGTCGGGGTCGTCCTCACCCAGCGGACCACCCTGCTGGGGACGCGGACCGTGCCGTCGGAGGGTGGCTTCCGGCTGGGGCTGCTGATCGGCTGCGGGGTCGCGGTGGCCGCCGCCACGGTCGCGCTGGCCATCCCGTCCCGTCCGGGTCAGAACCGGACCAGCGCCGCCTCCGTCGTCAGGCCAGGGCCGAACGCGATCAGGATGGCGTTGTCGCCCGCCGACGGCGGTTCCCCGGCCTCGCCCGACATCAGCCGGCGCAGCGCGAGCAGGACCGTGACCGACGAGCAGTTGCCGTAG
- a CDS encoding UBP-type zinc finger domain-containing protein codes for MSTTCTHLDTVEVTQLPAAVAGCADCLEIGGRWVHLRMCQACGRIGCCDSSPNRHASAHARREQHPIARSAEPGEDWSWCYVDDVAFVLTES; via the coding sequence ATGAGCACGACCTGCACCCACCTGGACACCGTCGAGGTCACCCAGCTGCCCGCGGCCGTCGCCGGCTGCGCGGACTGCCTGGAGATCGGCGGGAGGTGGGTCCACCTGCGCATGTGCCAGGCCTGCGGCCGGATCGGCTGTTGCGACAGCTCCCCGAACCGCCACGCCTCGGCGCACGCCCGCCGGGAGCAGCACCCGATCGCGCGCTCCGCCGAGCCCGGCGAGGACTGGAGCTGGTGCTACGTGGACGACGTCGCCTTCGTGCTCACCGAGTCCTGA
- a CDS encoding LmeA family phospholipid-binding protein, giving the protein MNQERGADGQRPGDGTDGATPDSSWGWRRPADASATRPGQVARPTATGSFDEPGRPVRPTRPYDDPGTGYPTGGSGGFGAALGQDDDGQPPPGGYSGTSAPEPSPWWRRRPPRLATIIAAIAMVLVLLFVIVDRIAVSVAETEMAKQLRTSVTQGLACGTAPPTVKNVSIGGFPFLTQILFGKFTNIGVTVENVPTPGPRIAFVQANLKGVHVPLHQILTNSVGEVRVDKVQATVRVRYDDLNTYLAGQPGDVRVNPADGGRRLEITGTADVPIIGPQQVGGITTFEIHDNQLTLVPTEITLRGALNLSIPLGGLGQLLPSIALPVGELPFRLTVNQASTDASGLSLTATAADVVLPKAAPPTPCPSGQG; this is encoded by the coding sequence GTGAACCAGGAGCGCGGCGCGGACGGGCAGCGCCCCGGAGACGGCACCGACGGCGCGACTCCCGACTCGTCCTGGGGCTGGCGGCGCCCGGCCGACGCGAGTGCCACCCGCCCCGGCCAGGTGGCGCGACCCACCGCCACCGGATCGTTCGACGAGCCGGGCAGGCCGGTCCGCCCGACCCGGCCCTATGACGACCCCGGAACGGGCTACCCGACCGGCGGGTCCGGCGGCTTCGGCGCCGCGCTGGGCCAGGACGACGACGGGCAGCCACCGCCCGGCGGTTACAGCGGGACGTCGGCCCCGGAACCGTCGCCGTGGTGGCGCCGCCGGCCCCCGCGGCTCGCGACGATCATCGCCGCGATCGCGATGGTGCTCGTCCTGCTGTTCGTGATCGTCGACCGGATCGCGGTGTCGGTCGCCGAGACCGAGATGGCCAAGCAGCTGCGGACCAGCGTCACCCAGGGCCTGGCCTGCGGGACCGCCCCGCCGACGGTGAAGAACGTCAGTATCGGCGGCTTCCCGTTCCTCACCCAGATCCTGTTCGGGAAGTTCACGAACATCGGCGTGACGGTCGAGAACGTTCCCACGCCCGGGCCGCGGATCGCGTTCGTGCAGGCCAACCTCAAGGGAGTGCACGTCCCGCTGCACCAGATCCTGACCAACAGCGTCGGCGAGGTGCGCGTCGACAAGGTTCAGGCCACGGTCCGGGTCCGCTACGACGACCTGAACACCTACCTCGCCGGCCAGCCGGGCGACGTGCGGGTCAACCCGGCGGACGGCGGCCGGCGCCTGGAGATCACCGGCACCGCGGACGTGCCGATCATCGGGCCGCAGCAGGTCGGCGGCATCACGACGTTCGAGATCCACGACAACCAGCTCACCCTGGTGCCCACGGAGATCACCCTGCGCGGGGCGCTCAACCTGAGCATCCCCCTCGGCGGCCTGGGCCAGCTGCTCCCGTCGATCGCGCTGCCGGTCGGCGAGCTGCCGTTCCGGCTCACCGTCAACCAGGCGTCGACCGACGCGTCCGGCCTCTCGCTGACGGCGACCGCGGCGGACGTGGTGCTGCCCAAGGCGGCCCCGCCCACCCCGTGCCCGTCCGGTCAGGGCTGA
- a CDS encoding alpha/beta hydrolase: MATYVLVHGGGHGGWCYQPVARLLRAAGHEVYAPTLTGLGERAHLVGPHVDLDLHIQDVVALLHHENLRDVILVGHSYGGMVITGIADRAADRVGRLVYLDAANPVNGQSLVDVAGPIIQATRPTGKVVDGVELVLIPFPEAGAFYGVTDPGDLAWMDERLTPHPWRCFEQPLALTNETALWAIPQYHIVCTSTLATRDPELMGKARAAGRLWDIDTGHDLMITEPRAVADALQEVATV, encoded by the coding sequence ATGGCGACCTACGTCCTGGTGCACGGGGGCGGACATGGCGGCTGGTGCTACCAGCCCGTCGCGCGGCTGCTGCGGGCGGCCGGGCACGAGGTGTACGCGCCGACGCTGACCGGCTTAGGGGAGCGGGCCCACCTGGTCGGCCCGCACGTCGACCTCGACCTGCACATCCAGGACGTCGTCGCGCTGCTGCACCACGAGAACCTGCGCGACGTGATCCTCGTCGGGCACAGCTACGGCGGGATGGTCATCACCGGCATCGCCGACCGCGCCGCGGACCGGGTCGGGCGCCTCGTCTACCTGGACGCGGCCAACCCCGTCAACGGCCAGTCGCTGGTCGACGTCGCCGGGCCGATCATCCAGGCGACCCGCCCGACGGGCAAGGTCGTCGACGGCGTCGAGCTCGTCCTCATCCCGTTCCCCGAGGCGGGCGCCTTCTACGGCGTCACCGACCCCGGCGACCTCGCCTGGATGGACGAACGGCTCACCCCGCACCCGTGGCGGTGCTTCGAGCAGCCGCTGGCGCTGACCAACGAGACCGCGCTCTGGGCGATCCCGCAGTACCACATCGTCTGCACCTCGACCCTGGCCACCCGGGACCCGGAGCTGATGGGGAAGGCACGCGCGGCCGGCCGGCTGTGGGACATCGACACCGGCCACGACCTGATGATCACCGAGCCCCGGGCCGTCGCCGACGCGCTCCAGGAGGTCGCCACCGTCTGA
- a CDS encoding TetR family transcriptional regulator, whose translation MAESETSDLIVDVVLALLESEGYDAVQLRTVARDAHVSLATIYKLFRTRDELVVTAVGRWLTTNGCAPVPPPPPGESLYDGLMRVFRHVFEPWERSPRMLEAYHRARSTPGGERLEQQTMAVIEPAGRAVLADGEPGYMQDIALVLTNVAYAVVARFAAGELDITAILPTLERAAYRLTANNEREARAAGGPSPEPRRRRPEQRHDAT comes from the coding sequence GTGGCGGAGTCCGAGACGTCCGACCTCATCGTCGACGTCGTCCTCGCGCTGCTCGAGTCCGAGGGCTACGACGCCGTCCAGCTGCGCACGGTGGCCCGCGACGCCCATGTCTCGCTGGCCACGATCTACAAGCTGTTCCGGACCCGCGACGAGCTCGTCGTCACCGCGGTCGGACGGTGGCTCACGACCAACGGCTGCGCGCCCGTCCCGCCGCCCCCGCCCGGCGAGAGCCTCTACGACGGGCTGATGCGGGTGTTCCGCCATGTCTTCGAGCCCTGGGAACGCAGCCCCCGGATGCTGGAGGCCTACCACCGGGCCCGGTCGACGCCGGGCGGGGAACGGCTCGAACAGCAGACCATGGCCGTGATCGAGCCGGCCGGCCGGGCGGTGCTGGCGGACGGCGAGCCCGGCTACATGCAGGACATCGCCCTCGTCCTGACCAACGTCGCCTACGCCGTCGTGGCCCGCTTCGCCGCCGGCGAGCTCGACATCACCGCCATCCTGCCGACGCTCGAACGCGCCGCCTACCGGCTGACGGCGAACAACGAGCGCGAGGCCCGAGCGGCCGGCGGGCCCTCCCCCGAGCCCCGGCGACGCCGGCCAGAACAGCGACACGACGCGACCTAG
- a CDS encoding peroxiredoxin, which yields MLRVGDTAPDFELPDETNTPRKLSTLLADGPVVLFFYPAAMTKGCTAESCHFRDLAAEFAKAGAQRIGISTDTVAKQKEFSDKHSFDYPLLSDADGTVSKEFGVKRSLDLLRVKRATFVIGTDRAIIEVINSELNMNTHADKALAALGA from the coding sequence ATGCTGCGCGTCGGCGACACCGCGCCGGATTTCGAGCTGCCGGACGAGACCAACACCCCCCGCAAGCTGTCCACACTGCTGGCGGACGGGCCGGTCGTGCTCTTCTTCTACCCGGCCGCGATGACGAAGGGCTGCACGGCGGAGAGCTGCCATTTCCGCGACCTCGCGGCCGAGTTCGCCAAGGCCGGAGCCCAGCGGATCGGGATCAGCACCGACACGGTCGCCAAGCAGAAGGAGTTCTCCGACAAGCACTCCTTCGACTACCCGCTGCTGTCGGACGCTGACGGGACCGTGTCGAAGGAGTTCGGCGTGAAGCGGTCGCTCGACCTGCTGCGCGTCAAGCGCGCCACCTTCGTGATCGGCACGGACCGGGCCATCATCGAGGTCATCAACAGCGAGCTGAACATGAACACCCACGCAGACAAGGCCCTGGCCGCCCTCGGCGCCTGA